One Fusarium falciforme chromosome 1, complete sequence genomic window carries:
- a CDS encoding Endoplasmic reticulum transmembrane protein has translation MTLYYTLVFLLLVFEMALFMLLIIPLPFNVKRKIFTFISENPVVAKIQYWMKITFIFILILFIDSVNRVYRVQLELIAASEQSKQGGAAVMGHERLEVQARKFYSQRNMYLCGFTLFLSLILNRTYVMILEVMRLEDKVRAYEGTKQNTKESEKLAVAGKPGELARLREELEKKEQDLQNLKKQSTQLHKSYDELSDKYAATQQTGEDKKGI, from the exons ATGACGCTCTACTACACTCTC GTCTttttgttgttggtgtttgagATGGCGCTGTTCATGCTCCTGATCATCCCGCTCCCCTTCAACGTTAAGCGCAAGATCTTTAC CTTCATCTCCGAGAACCCCGTCGTCGCCAAGATCCAGTACTGGATGAAGATCACCTTCATCTTTATCCTGATCCTCTTTATCGACAGCGTCAACCGAGTCTACCGTGTTCAGCTTGAGCTCATCGCCGCATCGGAACAGTCTAAGCAGGGAGG TGCTGCCGTCATGGGTCACGAACGTCTCGAAGTCCAAGCCCGCAAGTTCTACTCTCAGCGCAACATGTACCTCTGCGGCTTCACCCTGTTCCTTTCGCTCATCCTCAACCGCACCTATGTGATGATCCTCGAGGTGATGCGTCTCGAGGACAAGGTCCGCGCCTACGAGGGCACCAAGCAGAACACCAAGGAGAGCGAGAAGCTTGCCGTCGCTGGCAAGCCCGGCGAGCTCGCCCGTCTCcgggaggagcttgagaagaaggagcaggaCCTGCAGAACCTTAAGAAGCAAAGCACTCAGCTTCACAAGAGCTACGACGAGCTTAGCGACAAGTATGCTGCCACTCAGCAGACTGGTGAGGATAAGAAGGGTATCTAA